A genome region from Flavobacterium sp. CFS9 includes the following:
- the idi gene encoding isopentenyl-diphosphate Delta-isomerase: protein MIEENVILVNQQDEQIGLMPKLEAHEKAMLHRAFSVFVLNDKNEIMLQQRAHQKYHSPLLWTNTCCSHQREGETNVQAGSRRLFEEMGFKTDLKELFHFIYKAPFDNGLTEHELDHVMIGYFNDDPAINRDEVEDWKWMKIEDVKEDIQQQPEIYTVWFKIIFDEFYHYLEDHKL, encoded by the coding sequence ATGATAGAAGAAAACGTAATACTAGTAAACCAACAGGATGAACAAATTGGCTTAATGCCAAAATTGGAAGCACATGAAAAAGCGATGTTGCATCGTGCTTTTTCGGTTTTTGTCTTAAATGATAAGAATGAAATAATGTTACAGCAACGTGCTCATCAAAAATATCACTCACCTTTACTTTGGACCAATACATGCTGTAGTCATCAGCGTGAAGGAGAAACAAATGTCCAGGCCGGAAGCAGGAGGCTTTTTGAAGAAATGGGGTTTAAGACAGATTTAAAGGAACTCTTTCATTTTATTTATAAAGCTCCTTTTGATAATGGCTTAACAGAACACGAGCTCGATCACGTTATGATTGGATATTTTAATGATGATCCGGCTATCAATAGAGATGAAGTGGAAGATTGGAAATGGATGAAAATAGAAGATGTAAAAGAAGATATTCAACAACAGCCCGAAATTTATACCGTATGGTTTAAAATAATATTTGATGAATTTTATCATTATTTAGAAGACCATAAACTTTAA
- a CDS encoding peroxiredoxin, which yields MSLKIGDIVPNFTAKDNHGEVFESQSVLGRKPLVIYFYPKDNTPGCTTEACSFRDQYEDFKDLGAEVIGISSDSVKSHHKFANKHQLPFILLSDQDKKLRHLFGVRNTLFGLLPGRVTYIIDKNGVVILIFDSMNAAKHIQKAMETIKELVS from the coding sequence ATGTCATTAAAAATAGGAGATATAGTTCCGAATTTTACTGCTAAAGATAATCATGGAGAAGTTTTCGAAAGCCAAAGTGTTTTGGGGAGAAAGCCGCTCGTGATTTATTTTTACCCAAAAGACAATACACCGGGATGTACGACAGAAGCCTGCAGTTTTAGAGATCAATACGAAGATTTTAAAGACTTGGGTGCTGAAGTTATTGGTATAAGCAGTGATAGTGTGAAATCACATCATAAATTTGCCAATAAGCATCAATTGCCTTTTATACTGTTGTCTGACCAGGATAAAAAATTACGACATCTTTTTGGGGTGCGTAATACACTATTTGGTCTTTTGCCGGGAAGAGTAACGTATATTATTGATAAGAATGGAGTGGTCATTCTGATTTTTGATAGTATGAATGCGGCAAAACACATTCAGAAAGCAATGGAAACAATTAAAGAACTGGTATCGTAG
- a CDS encoding DUF4369 domain-containing protein produces the protein MKKSIIAFVAIALLASCSKKESTDGLHLTGNIKGLKDGTLYIQRIVDTSLVAIDTIKIDGNSAFETNIKLESPEMLYLFLDRGVTNSLDNNVMFFAEPGNINIDTNLDNFIYGAKITGSKNQELYDEYKKINSRFNEESLAMVESRFKAVKRQDQKAIDSINIKQESNIKRKYLYATNFALNNKDHEIAPYIALAEIYDINVKFLDTIQKSMTPKVANSLYGKKLTKYVADIKKEQQK, from the coding sequence ATGAAAAAATCAATTATTGCTTTTGTTGCTATTGCCCTATTGGCATCCTGCAGCAAAAAAGAATCAACCGACGGTTTGCACCTTACAGGAAATATAAAAGGATTAAAAGACGGAACTTTATACATTCAGAGAATCGTTGACACCTCACTTGTTGCTATTGACACCATTAAAATAGACGGAAATTCTGCATTTGAGACAAACATAAAACTGGAATCTCCTGAAATGTTATATTTATTTCTGGATCGCGGAGTAACCAATTCATTAGACAACAATGTTATGTTTTTCGCAGAACCCGGAAACATCAATATCGACACGAATCTGGATAACTTCATTTATGGTGCAAAAATTACTGGATCTAAAAATCAGGAATTGTACGATGAGTATAAAAAAATAAATTCTCGTTTCAACGAAGAAAGCCTTGCTATGGTAGAATCGAGATTCAAAGCTGTAAAAAGACAAGACCAGAAAGCCATTGACAGTATTAATATCAAACAAGAATCGAACATCAAAAGAAAGTACTTATACGCTACTAACTTCGCCCTAAACAACAAAGATCATGAAATCGCTCCTTATATTGCTTTAGCTGAAATTTACGATATCAATGTTAAGTTTTTGGATACGATTCAGAAATCAATGACACCAAAAGTAGCCAATTCATTGTACGGTAAAAAGCTAACAAAATACGTTGCCGACATCAAGAAAGAGCAACAAAAATAA
- the htpG gene encoding molecular chaperone HtpG translates to MTTGKINVSVENIFPLIKKFLYSDHEIFLRELVSNGTDATLKLKHLISIGEAKVEYGNPVIKIKVDKEGKKIHIIDQGLGMTADEVEKYINQVAFSGAEEFLDKYKDSAKDSGIIGHFGLGFYSAFMVAEKVEIITKSYKDEPAAHWTCDGSPEFTLEPADKTSRGTEIILHIAEDSLEFLEDSKISGLLNKYNKFMPVPIKFGTRTETLPKPEDAPEDYVNETVETDNIINNPNPAWTKQPSELSDEDYKNFYRELYPMQFEEPLFNIHLNVDYPFNLTGILYFPKLGSDMQIQKDKIQLYQNQVYVTDNVEGIVPEFLTMLKGVIDSPDIPLNVSRSGLQADGAVKKISNYITRKVADKLKALFNENRTDFEQKWNDIKIVLEYGMLSEDKFYEKAGAFVLYPTVDDTYFTLEELKEKLKENQTDKDGKLIVLYAGNKDAQHSYIETAKEKGYEVLLLDSPIISHLIQKIEGDNSGLTFVRVDSDHIDNLIKKEENTISKLSDEEKETLKTSLETYIPKAYSVQLEAMDSQAAPFIITQPEFMRRMKEMSQSGGGGMFGMGNMPEMYNLIVNTNSDLAASILNTEDKTHQEHLVKQALDLAKLSQNLLKGEALTAFVKRSFEMIK, encoded by the coding sequence ATGACAACAGGTAAAATTAATGTTTCAGTAGAAAACATCTTTCCCTTAATCAAAAAATTCTTATACAGCGATCACGAAATTTTCTTGCGTGAGCTTGTTTCCAACGGAACCGACGCTACTTTAAAACTAAAACACCTTATTAGTATTGGCGAAGCTAAAGTAGAATACGGAAATCCGGTTATCAAAATCAAAGTAGATAAAGAAGGTAAAAAAATTCACATTATCGATCAGGGTCTTGGAATGACTGCTGACGAAGTAGAAAAATACATCAATCAGGTTGCTTTTTCTGGAGCTGAAGAATTTCTGGACAAATACAAAGATTCTGCTAAAGATTCAGGAATTATTGGTCACTTTGGTCTTGGTTTTTATTCTGCTTTTATGGTTGCAGAAAAAGTAGAAATCATCACAAAATCATACAAAGACGAACCGGCTGCACACTGGACATGTGACGGAAGCCCTGAATTTACTTTAGAACCAGCTGATAAAACTTCACGTGGTACTGAAATCATCCTGCATATTGCTGAAGATTCTCTTGAATTTTTAGAAGATTCAAAAATCAGCGGACTATTGAACAAGTACAACAAATTTATGCCTGTGCCAATTAAATTTGGAACCAGAACAGAAACACTTCCTAAACCGGAAGATGCTCCTGAAGACTATGTTAATGAAACTGTTGAAACCGACAATATCATCAACAATCCAAATCCGGCATGGACGAAACAACCAAGTGAATTATCTGATGAAGACTACAAAAACTTCTACAGAGAATTATACCCAATGCAGTTTGAGGAGCCATTGTTCAACATTCACTTAAATGTAGATTACCCATTTAACTTAACCGGAATTTTGTATTTCCCTAAGTTAGGTTCGGACATGCAAATTCAAAAAGACAAAATTCAATTGTACCAAAATCAGGTTTACGTTACAGATAACGTAGAAGGAATTGTACCTGAATTTTTAACAATGTTAAAAGGTGTTATTGATTCTCCGGATATTCCATTGAACGTTTCCCGTTCAGGATTACAAGCTGATGGTGCCGTTAAAAAAATCTCAAACTACATTACTCGTAAAGTAGCTGATAAATTAAAAGCTTTGTTCAATGAAAATCGCACTGATTTCGAACAAAAATGGAACGACATTAAAATCGTTTTAGAATACGGAATGCTTTCTGAAGATAAATTCTACGAAAAAGCAGGTGCATTTGTACTATATCCAACAGTTGACGATACGTACTTTACTTTGGAAGAGTTAAAGGAAAAATTAAAAGAAAACCAGACCGATAAAGATGGAAAACTAATCGTTCTTTATGCCGGAAATAAAGATGCGCAGCATTCTTATATTGAAACAGCAAAAGAAAAAGGATACGAAGTATTACTTTTAGATTCACCTATTATCTCGCACTTAATTCAGAAAATCGAAGGCGACAACAGCGGTTTGACTTTTGTACGTGTAGATTCTGACCACATTGATAATTTAATCAAGAAAGAAGAGAATACTATTTCCAAATTATCGGATGAAGAAAAAGAAACCTTAAAAACATCTTTAGAAACTTACATCCCTAAAGCATACTCTGTACAATTGGAAGCAATGGACAGCCAGGCAGCTCCGTTTATCATCACGCAACCTGAATTCATGCGAAGAATGAAAGAAATGAGCCAGTCAGGCGGAGGCGGAATGTTCGGAATGGGCAATATGCCGGAAATGTACAATCTGATTGTAAATACCAATTCGGACTTAGCGGCAAGCATCCTGAACACAGAAGACAAAACACATCAGGAGCACTTGGTTAAACAAGCTCTAGACTTAGCTAAATTGTCACAAAACTTGTTAAAAGGAGAAGCTTTAACTGCTTTCGTAAAAAGAAGTTTTGAAATGATTAAATAA
- a CDS encoding 6-carboxytetrahydropterin synthase, which produces MKVTISRKAHFNAAHRLYRKDWTFEKNDAVFGKCNNPNFHGHNYGLTVSVTGKIDPETGFVLDVKVLADIIREEVEIPFDHKNLNLDVPEFQDLNPTAEHIAVVIWNKIKKRIQPDFDLEIVLNETDRNFVTYKGEE; this is translated from the coding sequence ATGAAAGTAACCATATCAAGAAAAGCACATTTTAATGCTGCACATCGATTGTACAGGAAAGATTGGACATTTGAAAAAAACGATGCTGTTTTCGGAAAATGCAATAATCCCAATTTTCATGGTCATAATTATGGTTTAACAGTAAGTGTTACAGGAAAAATTGACCCCGAAACCGGTTTTGTTCTGGATGTGAAAGTATTAGCGGATATCATACGTGAAGAAGTAGAGATTCCGTTCGATCACAAAAACCTGAATCTGGATGTTCCCGAATTTCAGGATTTGAATCCAACAGCGGAGCATATTGCTGTTGTGATATGGAATAAAATTAAAAAGAGAATTCAACCCGATTTCGATTTAGAAATCGTTTTGAATGAAACCGACCGCAATTTTGTAACTTATAAAGGAGAAGAATAA